A window of the Gossypium hirsutum isolate 1008001.06 chromosome A03, Gossypium_hirsutum_v2.1, whole genome shotgun sequence genome harbors these coding sequences:
- the LOC107893699 gene encoding neurofilament medium polypeptide-like: MGEQRQFFRFRLPWLSAAAAPRPVATPRPAAEPQPQSQAPSQPTVSIPIQRPPFRPAGITPVRTPSIQVQPPPPPPPPKTEPQPVASREKVQTRPQSHAPTPARAAAMSSARIAPQPAVPKQQSPPRLASQPTGQTSSQPPSPSRRATQVQTLSPPRRSTMATQVASQPPSSTQPTFKPFGVAVKPSVESNQLKDVAPITAAAKEKPKEMEIRKKVGEERRKATKKGSTHEEPTTVTTKLVAAASEAGTTTRELFGAVLEKGKRHLEKQEDTERKNTLTSSSSDEKQIKTVSSTYPKGGSRPSNSHETHVDSKSEKVPLHKEIREDISKFVHALVTGKPKLYTDEKSVNVVTLAGENSGASFRCISESTTKDGEDRSKGRKPVGSVIEDDVAQKAYVNSNTQSINNSIMLESRLEGRNPGVHLEFFDDGKELRQVKLVNLFFFFIKAD, translated from the coding sequence ATGGGAGAACAGAGGCAATTTTTTCGTTTTCGATTGCCTTGGCTCTCGGCGGCTGCTGCTCCCCGTCCTGTTGCTACTCCTCGTCCCGCTGCTGAACCGCAGCCTCAATCACAAGCCCCTTCCCAGCCCACCGTTTCCATCCCAATCCAACGACCACCCTTTCGGCCTGCAGGGATCACCCCAGTGCGGACCCCTTCCATCCAGGTtcaaccaccaccaccaccaccaccaccaaaaACTGAACCTCAGCCAGTGGCTTCTCGTGAAAAAGTTCAAACTCGACCGCAATCCCATGCTCCCACACCAGCAAGGGCTGCAGCTATGTCTTCAGCTCGCATTGCTCCGCAGCCCGCAGTTCCGAAGCAACAATCTCCACCCCGTTTGGCCTCTCAGCCAACTGGCCAAACATCTTCACAGCCCCCTTCTCCATCACGTAGAGCCACCCAAGTGCAAACCTTGTCTCCACCAAGAAGATCAACAATGGCTACACAAGTAGCGTCTCAGCCACCAAGTTCTACTCAACCCACTTTTAAACCATTTGGTGTTGCTGTAAAGCCTTCAGTGGAATCAAACCAACTAAAAGATGTTGCACCAATAACTGCTGCGGCTAAAGAAAAGCCTAAGGAAATGGAAATAAGAAAGAAGGTAGGTGAAGAACGCAGGAAAGCTACAAAAAAGGGTTCAACACATGAAGAGCCAACAACAGTCACTACTAAACTTGTTGCGGCAGCAAGCGAAGCTGGGACGACAACCAGAGAGCTATTTGGGGCTGTActggaaaaaggaaaaagacaCCTGGAAAAGCAAGAAGATACAGAAAGAAAGAATACATTAACAAGCTCAAGCAGTGATGAAAAGCAAATCAAAACAGTGAGTTCAACATATCCAAAAGGTGGTAGCAGGCCCAGTAATTCTCATGAAACGCATGTTGATTCTAAATCGGAGAAAGTTCCCCTCCACAAAGAGATAAGGGAAGATATCTCCAAGTTTGTTCATGCACTTGTCACTGGGAAACCAAAGCTGTATACGGATGAAAAATCGGTGAATGTTGTAACGCTAGCAGGAGAAAATAGTGGAGCATCTTTTCGCTGCATCTCAGAATCTACCACAAAGGATGGGGAAGATAGGTCTAAGGGAAGAAAGCCTGTGGGTTCAGTGATCGAAGATGATGTGGCACAAAAAGCATATGTGAATAGTAACACACAAagcatcaataattcaattatgTTGGAAAGTCGTCTGGAGGGAAGAAATCCCGGCGTTCATCTGGAGTTTTTCGATGATGGAAAGGAGCTACGCCAGGTGAAGTtggttaatttgtttttttttttcattaaagcCGATTAA
- the LOC107893695 gene encoding eugenol synthase 2, translating to MAGKSKVLVIGGTGYIGKFIVEASVKEGHPTFAFVREGSVSDPVKGKVINNFKNLGVHLLYGDLYNHESLVKAIKQADVVISAVGSMQLADQVKIIAAIKEAGNVKRFFPSEFGNDVDRVHAVEPAKTAFATKAQIRRAIEAEGIPYTYVSSNCFAGYFLPGLSQPGATTPPRDKLVIPGDGHPKAVFNHESDIGTYTIKAVDDPRTLNKILYIRPPKNTYSFNEIVALWEKLIGKTLEKTYVPEDQLLKQIKEATFPYSVGLAIRHSVFVRGDHTNFEIEPSFGVEASELYPDVKYTTVEEYLSRLV from the exons ATGGCTGGAAAGAGCAAGGTTTTAGTCATTGGAGGCACTGGGTACATCGGAAAGTTCATTGTTGAAGCCAGTGTGAAAGAGGGTCATCCCACTTTTGCTTTCGTAAGAGAGGGTTCAGTTTCAGACCCAGTTAAGGGAAAGGTTATTAACAATTTCAAGAACTTAGGGGTTCATCTGTTGTAT GGGGATCTTTACAATCATGAGAGTCTGGTTAAGGCAATAAAGCAAGCTGATGTGGTGATATCCGCGGTAGGTTCGATGCAGTTAGCAGATCAAGTTAAGATCATTGCTGCCATTAAAGAAGCTGGGAATGTGAAG AGGTTTTTCCCATCGGAATTCGGAAATGATGTGGACCGGGTTCATGCTGTAGAGCCAGCGAAAACAGCATTCGCAACCAAGGCTCAAATCCGGCGTGCTATTGAGGCTGAGGGAATCCCCTACACCTATGTGTCCAGTAACTGCTTTGCAGGCTATTTTCTTCCTGGTTTGTCACAGCCAGGAGCCACTACTCCCCCAAGAGACAAGTTGGTGATCCCAGGCGATGGACATCCTAAAG CTGTTTTCAACCATGAAAGTGATATTGGAACATACACAATCAAAGCTGTTGATGACCCCAGAACACTGAATAAGATCCTATACATTAGGCCTCCTAAAAACACCTATTCATTTAATGAGATTGTTGCCTTGTGGGAGAAATTGATTGGCAAAACCCTTGAGAAAACATATGTTCCAGAGGACCAACTTCTCAAACAGATCAAAG AGGCTACATTTCCATACAGTGTTGGATTGGCAATCAGACATTCAGTCTTTGTGAGGGGTGATCATACCAACTTTGAGATCGAACCGTCATTTGGAGTTGAGGCTTCTGAGCTGTACCCTGATGTGAAATATACTACTGTGGAGGAATATCTGAGCCGTTTGGTTTGA
- the LOC107893696 gene encoding uncharacterized protein: protein MSGRIFVVIFFSWTALTIITPTLVLWSESSKHSFEFNRKGTEGIKDHRKMIGYGVKQVSNGTISVSRLEAATEQQKWSCLLEFGGWVIKVLRKAMGLLSGSD, encoded by the exons ATGAGTGGAAGAATCTTCGTCGTCATATTCTTCTCCTGGACTGCTCTTACAATTATTACCCCTACCCTTGTTCTCTGGTCAGAATCCTCCAAACACAGCTTTGAATTCAATC GTAAGGGAACTGAGGGGATAAAGGATCATAGGAAAATGATTGGATATGGAGTGAAACAAGTAAGTAATGGAACCATATCTGTGAGTCGATTGGAAGCAGCAACAGAGCAACAGAAGTGGAGCTGCCTCCTGGAATTTGGAGGCTGGGTCATCAAAGTACTTCGAAAAGCAATGGGTTTGTTATCAGGGTCAGATTAA